In Paenibacillus sp. J23TS9, a single genomic region encodes these proteins:
- a CDS encoding carbohydrate ABC transporter permease, whose translation MTLKARRRFFMAACLIPGLIMFILFKLYPAMQVFYKSFFLWTGIGDKPKFIGLKNFVDMFHDDVFLLALRNTGFLIVIVPVFTLLIALVNASILTRTKLKEKGIYRTLFFFPSILSFVVIAILWSFIYHPTIGFLNSGMELLGLGDYAMAWLGDSRTVLWALAVTLIWQAAGYYMVIYMAGIDSISPDLYEAAGIDGATPFEQFIHITIPMLWEIIRITIIFSINGVLTISFVIVTIMTAGGPDRHSEVVMTYLYQQAFTNSNFGYAMAIGVFVFVFSVILSLISNKLTERGVS comes from the coding sequence ATGACTTTAAAAGCACGGCGGCGCTTCTTCATGGCCGCCTGTCTTATTCCCGGCCTTATCATGTTCATACTGTTCAAGCTGTACCCGGCAATGCAGGTGTTTTATAAATCATTTTTCCTGTGGACGGGAATCGGGGATAAGCCCAAATTCATCGGTCTGAAAAACTTTGTAGACATGTTCCATGATGATGTGTTTCTGCTGGCTCTCCGGAATACCGGATTTCTCATTGTCATTGTCCCTGTCTTTACACTGCTCATCGCCTTGGTCAATGCGTCAATTCTGACACGAACGAAGCTCAAGGAAAAGGGGATTTACCGCACCTTGTTCTTCTTCCCAAGTATCCTGTCCTTTGTCGTGATTGCGATCCTTTGGTCGTTCATTTATCATCCGACCATTGGCTTCCTGAATTCGGGGATGGAGCTGCTGGGACTTGGGGATTATGCGATGGCTTGGCTCGGAGATTCCAGGACCGTGCTGTGGGCGCTGGCCGTCACGCTGATCTGGCAGGCTGCCGGATACTACATGGTTATTTACATGGCTGGGATCGACAGTATTTCGCCGGATCTGTATGAAGCAGCTGGCATAGACGGAGCGACTCCGTTCGAGCAGTTCATTCATATCACGATTCCCATGTTGTGGGAGATTATCCGCATCACGATTATTTTCAGCATCAACGGCGTCCTGACGATCAGCTTTGTAATCGTAACGATCATGACAGCGGGCGGACCGGACCGGCACTCGGAAGTGGTCATGACCTATCTGTACCAGCAGGCGTTTACGAATTCGAACTTCGGTTATGCGATGGCAATCGGTGTATTTGTATTCGTCTTCTCCGTAATTCTGTCGCTGATCAGCAACAAACTTACGGAAAGGGGAGTGAGCTGA
- a CDS encoding carbohydrate ABC transporter substrate-binding protein: MKWHKILSAVSACALSVSLLAGCGNSSSSDSGSSDTAGTSDGGSKKVANGELNIAVFQGGYGREYWDQISDEFMKDHPDTKINITASPKIAELVRPKIVAGNPPDLMYIAGGDNLPILDGLIKDKALTDLSDIFNTDEGSGALKDKMLPGVLESRSMAPYGDGKIYLAPFNFGVLGLWYNKTLFDQKSIQTPKTWDELFAMNATAKDNGRALFTYQGLYPGYLDEVIIPSIYDLGGQKALDQFFDYDPEFWKSDVFKQVWGNIQKFANEDNGLMKGTVALNHTQAQTSFMQGKAMFIPNGTWFEDEMKDAPREEGFQFGFLGIPSFNSGSSVKAMSQIEQIVIPAKAKNPELAAEFLKYIYTDKSIKLNAEKSKAVMAVKDAADLAKPFISETTYNVYKAVDNGMELVNGTFKTVAKGSRYSPKDEVYKTISSLMNKQMTLDQYSDKMYKMYSEVSKELKDSAE; this comes from the coding sequence ATGAAATGGCATAAGATTCTATCGGCTGTAAGCGCTTGCGCTTTGAGTGTATCCCTGCTTGCCGGATGCGGCAACAGCAGCAGCTCGGATTCGGGCAGTTCGGATACTGCAGGAACAAGTGATGGAGGCTCCAAAAAGGTTGCAAACGGTGAACTGAATATCGCGGTATTCCAGGGCGGATATGGACGGGAGTACTGGGATCAGATCTCGGATGAATTCATGAAGGATCATCCGGACACCAAAATCAATATTACGGCCAGTCCCAAAATTGCTGAGCTCGTGCGGCCTAAAATCGTAGCGGGCAACCCGCCGGATTTGATGTACATAGCAGGTGGGGACAATCTTCCGATTCTGGACGGACTTATTAAAGATAAAGCGCTGACGGATCTCAGCGACATTTTCAATACCGATGAAGGCAGTGGCGCCCTGAAGGATAAGATGCTCCCGGGTGTTTTGGAGTCCCGTTCCATGGCACCGTACGGTGACGGTAAAATTTATCTGGCACCTTTCAACTTCGGGGTACTCGGACTGTGGTATAACAAAACTCTCTTTGACCAAAAGAGCATCCAGACGCCAAAAACCTGGGACGAGCTGTTTGCCATGAATGCCACGGCCAAGGATAACGGCAGAGCATTATTCACCTACCAAGGTCTCTATCCTGGATACCTGGACGAAGTCATTATTCCTTCCATTTATGATTTGGGTGGACAAAAAGCGCTGGATCAATTTTTCGACTATGATCCTGAGTTTTGGAAAAGTGATGTTTTCAAACAGGTATGGGGCAATATCCAGAAGTTCGCAAATGAAGACAATGGTCTGATGAAAGGTACGGTCGCTTTGAACCATACCCAGGCGCAGACCTCATTTATGCAAGGCAAGGCCATGTTCATACCAAACGGAACCTGGTTTGAGGATGAAATGAAGGACGCACCGCGTGAGGAAGGCTTCCAGTTCGGCTTCCTCGGTATTCCTTCGTTTAATTCAGGAAGCAGCGTGAAAGCCATGAGCCAAATTGAGCAAATCGTCATTCCGGCCAAAGCGAAAAATCCTGAGCTTGCCGCTGAATTCTTGAAATATATTTATACCGACAAGAGCATCAAGCTGAATGCGGAGAAGTCCAAGGCTGTTATGGCCGTCAAGGACGCAGCGGATCTGGCGAAGCCATTCATTTCAGAAACGACGTATAACGTATATAAAGCCGTAGACAACGGTATGGAACTTGTTAACGGGACCTTCAAGACGGTAGCCAAAGGCAGCAGATACAGTCCGAAGGATGAAGTTTATAAAACGATCTCTTCCTTGATGAACAAGCAGATGACTCTGGATCAGTACAGTGACAAGATGTACAAGATGTACTCGGAAGTCAGCAAGGAGCTGAAAGACTCGGCAGAGTAA